From Heliomicrobium modesticaldum Ice1, a single genomic window includes:
- the pdxA gene encoding 4-hydroxythreonine-4-phosphate dehydrogenase PdxA — protein sequence MQRPIIAIPMGDPAGVGPEIVVKALANEEMYRIARPLVIGDAGVLRQAMAFCGLELAVHTVTEPAMGKFEPGVIDLIDLANVELKQLKMGAVQAMAGNAAYECIEKSVSLAMAGQVDAIATTPINKEALKAAGIPHIGHTEILGHLSGANDPLTMFQVFELRVFFLSRHVSLRKACDMVTTERALDYLVRCTEALRRLGVDSPKFAVAGLNPHSGEHGLFGDEEDEQIAPAIAAARERGINVVGPVPADSVFYFGLKGAYDAILSLYHDQGHIATKMVDFERTVAVTNGLPFLRTSVDHGTAFDIAGSGKASSVSMEEAIKLAVRYAPSFRRY from the coding sequence ATGCAACGACCGATCATAGCGATCCCCATGGGCGACCCTGCCGGTGTCGGTCCGGAAATCGTCGTCAAGGCCTTGGCCAACGAAGAGATGTACAGGATCGCCCGTCCGCTCGTCATCGGTGACGCCGGTGTCCTCCGTCAAGCAATGGCCTTTTGCGGTCTAGAACTGGCGGTGCACACCGTCACCGAGCCAGCGATGGGAAAATTCGAGCCCGGCGTTATCGACCTCATCGATCTGGCCAACGTTGAATTGAAACAACTAAAAATGGGCGCTGTCCAAGCCATGGCAGGCAACGCTGCCTACGAATGCATCGAAAAGTCGGTGTCACTGGCTATGGCCGGCCAGGTGGACGCTATCGCCACGACCCCCATCAACAAAGAAGCCCTGAAAGCCGCTGGCATCCCCCATATCGGTCACACAGAGATCCTCGGCCACCTGTCCGGCGCCAACGATCCCTTGACCATGTTCCAAGTCTTCGAACTGCGCGTCTTTTTCCTGAGCCGCCACGTTTCGCTGCGCAAAGCTTGCGACATGGTTACGACCGAACGCGCCCTTGACTACCTCGTTCGTTGTACCGAGGCTCTTCGGCGTCTCGGAGTGGACAGCCCCAAATTCGCCGTCGCCGGCCTCAATCCCCACAGCGGGGAACATGGCCTCTTCGGTGATGAGGAGGACGAGCAGATCGCGCCGGCCATCGCTGCCGCCCGTGAGCGAGGCATCAATGTCGTCGGTCCTGTCCCAGCCGACTCGGTCTTTTATTTCGGCCTCAAGGGCGCCTATGACGCCATCCTTTCCCTCTATCATGACCAGGGTCATATCGCCACCAAAATGGTCGATTTCGAACGAACCGTCGCTGTTACGAACGGACTGCCCTTCCTGCGGACCTCCGTCGATCACGGCACCGCCTTCGACATCGCCGGCTCCGGCAAAGCGAGCAGCGTCAGTATGGAAGAAGCCATTAAGCTGGCTGTCCGGTACGCTCCCAGCTTCCGCCGCTACTAG